In Chitinophagales bacterium, a single genomic region encodes these proteins:
- a CDS encoding PKD domain-containing protein, with translation MKKYLLVCIAVVCLGSLQAHAKKVRALFLGNSYTDVNNLPELVKQLALSVGDTLEYAKNTPGGYTLQGHSTNTTSLNLIQAGNWDFVVLQEQSQLPSFPDADVEFQVYPFAAKLDSIIKANNACATTVFYMTWGRKNGDASNCGFFPVVCTYAGMDSMLQLRYSTMARDNNAALAPVGEVWRELRTNHAAIELYNADESHPSNQGSFAAACTFYSIMFRKNPELTTYNFTVSASNADTIKAVAKAKVFDRLDYCFEHAPNIVSAGFLLNVSGFDVAFTNKSANADSYSWNFGDGQTSTAVSPTHTYTAPGMYQVQLTAQDDSCNHTHIATKTVVIAPTDIQSVTAAFSCILFPNPAGNVLNVQTNEDLAEISILNLDGKTVIAVLLPEKRGSQYSVDISTLPAGNYWAYSYSQSNKKAVLQFVKE, from the coding sequence ATGAAGAAGTATTTGTTGGTTTGTATTGCAGTTGTATGTTTAGGGAGTTTGCAAGCTCACGCCAAAAAGGTAAGAGCATTGTTTCTAGGAAATAGCTACACCGATGTAAATAATCTGCCCGAGTTGGTAAAGCAGTTGGCGCTTTCTGTTGGCGACACCTTAGAATATGCAAAGAATACTCCGGGCGGTTATACTTTGCAGGGACATTCTACCAATACCACCAGTTTAAATCTTATCCAAGCAGGAAATTGGGATTTTGTGGTGTTGCAAGAGCAAAGCCAGTTGCCTTCTTTTCCCGATGCAGATGTGGAATTTCAGGTATATCCTTTTGCCGCAAAGCTGGATAGCATAATTAAGGCCAATAATGCTTGTGCCACTACGGTGTTTTACATGACGTGGGGGCGCAAAAATGGTGATGCTTCTAATTGTGGATTCTTTCCTGTGGTGTGTACTTATGCAGGAATGGATAGTATGCTGCAATTACGCTATAGTACAATGGCAAGAGATAACAATGCAGCACTTGCCCCGGTAGGAGAGGTGTGGCGCGAACTTAGAACAAACCATGCTGCCATAGAGTTGTATAATGCAGATGAAAGCCATCCGAGCAACCAAGGTTCTTTTGCGGCAGCCTGCACTTTTTATTCCATTATGTTTAGAAAAAATCCGGAACTCACTACATACAATTTTACCGTGAGCGCTTCTAATGCCGATACTATTAAGGCTGTTGCTAAAGCAAAAGTGTTTGATAGGTTAGATTATTGTTTTGAGCATGCGCCTAATATAGTAAGTGCCGGTTTTTTATTGAATGTTTCAGGTTTTGATGTGGCATTTACCAATAAATCGGCTAATGCAGACAGTTATAGCTGGAATTTTGGCGATGGACAAACTTCTACAGCAGTATCGCCTACGCATACTTACACTGCTCCTGGAATGTATCAGGTTCAATTAACTGCTCAAGATGATTCTTGTAACCATACGCACATAGCCACTAAAACAGTAGTAATTGCACCTACCGATATTCAATCTGTTACTGCTGCTTTTAGTTGTATATTATTCCCCAACCCTGCGGGCAATGTACTCAATGTTCAAACAAATGAAGATTTAGCTGAGATTTCTATACTAAATTTGGATGGAAAAACAGTAATTGCTGTTTTGCTGCCTGAGAAACGTGGCAGCCAATACAGTGTAGATATTAGCACTTTGCCCGCTGGAAATTATTGGGCTTACAGTTATAGCCAATCAAATAAAAAGGCTGTTTTACAATTTGTTAAAGAATAG
- the aroQ gene encoding type II 3-dehydroquinate dehydratase — protein MKKILIINGPNLNLLGKRETDVYGDISFEEFFEEVKDIYSGEAQLSYYQSNVEGELINKIQEVGFSYAGIILNAGGYTHTSVALRDAVAAVKTPVVEVHISNIYAREEFRQHSLLSAVCKGVIAGFGLESYVLAIDSFL, from the coding sequence ATGAAGAAGATACTGATTATAAACGGCCCCAATTTGAATTTACTCGGCAAGCGCGAAACCGATGTTTATGGCGATATTTCTTTTGAAGAGTTTTTTGAGGAGGTAAAAGATATTTATAGTGGCGAAGCACAGCTTTCTTACTACCAAAGTAATGTAGAGGGCGAATTGATAAACAAAATTCAGGAAGTGGGATTTTCGTATGCAGGCATCATACTAAATGCGGGTGGCTATACGCATACTTCGGTAGCATTGCGCGATGCCGTGGCAGCCGTAAAAACTCCGGTGGTAGAAGTACATATTTCAAACATTTATGCACGCGAAGAGTTTAGGCAGCATTCGCTGTTATCGGCAGTTTGTAAAGGTGTAATTGCCGGTTTTGGTTTAGAAAGCTATGTGTTGGCTATTGATAGTTTCTTGTAG
- the recO gene encoding DNA repair protein RecO has protein sequence MQVNTRAIVLHHTKYSETSIITKLFTEQLGVVSYMVNGVRSSKGKHKAVLFQPSTLLEIQATQRENKTLQRLTEYKRLHTYETIPFDIKKTAVTQLLTETLNRTISHHEPNTELFEFAWSSFVFLDTSTTLNPDFHLIFLLQLSAILGFRPHGNYTSVTPMFDLQEGSFVSQALSLEGAVGYPYSHYISELKDLNTTHSEAVIPNGKARSSVLNHLLNYFRFHIADFGNLKSPEVLRAVFE, from the coding sequence ATGCAGGTAAATACACGCGCCATAGTTTTACACCATACTAAGTACTCAGAAACGAGTATCATCACCAAACTTTTTACCGAACAGTTGGGAGTAGTTTCTTACATGGTAAACGGAGTTCGCAGTAGCAAAGGTAAACACAAAGCAGTGCTATTTCAACCTTCTACACTTTTAGAAATACAAGCCACTCAGCGCGAAAATAAAACCCTGCAACGCCTTACTGAATACAAGCGCTTGCATACATACGAAACTATACCTTTCGATATAAAAAAAACAGCCGTTACCCAACTTTTAACCGAAACACTCAACCGCACTATTTCGCACCACGAGCCCAACACCGAATTGTTTGAATTTGCCTGGAGCAGTTTCGTTTTTTTAGACACATCCACTACACTTAATCCAGATTTTCATCTAATTTTCTTATTGCAACTTTCAGCCATTTTAGGTTTTCGACCACATGGAAATTACACTTCCGTTACCCCAATGTTCGATTTACAAGAAGGCAGTTTTGTATCGCAAGCCCTTTCGCTAGAAGGAGCAGTAGGCTATCCGTACAGCCATTACATTTCTGAATTAAAAGATCTTAACACCACACACTCCGAAGCAGTAATTCCCAATGGAAAAGCACGCAGCTCCGTACTAAATCACTTGTTGAATTACTTCAGGTTTCATATTGCAGACTTTGGGAACTTAAAATCGCCAGAAGTATTAAGAGCGGTGTTTGAATAA
- a CDS encoding T9SS type A sorting domain-containing protein has translation MKKTLLSCFLFCMAFSTIVLAQCEQGRFVDDLFNVKSNLNIKYGGNYKFDGSFQELFLNIYEPDGDTLQRRPLIMLAFGGSFTFGSRTSPDILKLCNAFAKKGYVTTTIDYRLGFEDGNDSDTNQFKALIRATQDMRAAIRFFYKDASTANLYRIDTTQIFIGGVSAGGFTALNLAYGKQDTLSRVRPPYVDDALAQVGGVTGFSGNAGYSEKVRGVINLCGAIADTVWLMPQDPILCGVHGTNDQLVPCYFDSAKAASSVEALMFGSGDLNTRAQHIGLPHSFYFFEGASHVPFVFNQAYMDTTIWTIRDFLAQHIVCGGLSSIHEQAINKVSVQPNPFKSNFTINIPDGLWLKITLTDIAGNLLKQENIYSSTVLELNNAANGIYLLRLEDLDKRLSKTIKLVRTE, from the coding sequence ATGAAAAAAACATTGCTCTCATGCTTTCTTTTCTGCATGGCATTCTCCACCATTGTACTTGCTCAATGCGAACAAGGGCGATTTGTAGATGATCTTTTTAATGTAAAAAGTAACTTAAACATTAAGTACGGTGGCAACTATAAATTCGATGGCTCTTTCCAAGAATTGTTTTTAAACATATATGAACCCGATGGCGACACACTCCAACGCAGACCACTCATTATGTTGGCATTTGGCGGTAGTTTCACCTTTGGCAGCCGCACCAGCCCCGATATTTTAAAACTATGCAATGCCTTTGCAAAGAAAGGCTACGTTACCACCACCATAGATTATCGCCTCGGTTTTGAAGATGGTAACGATAGCGATACCAACCAGTTTAAAGCACTCATACGCGCTACGCAAGATATGCGAGCAGCCATTCGTTTCTTTTACAAAGATGCTTCTACTGCCAATTTATACCGAATAGACACCACTCAAATTTTTATTGGAGGCGTAAGCGCTGGTGGCTTTACTGCACTAAACTTAGCTTACGGAAAGCAAGACACGCTCTCGCGCGTGCGTCCGCCATATGTAGATGATGCGCTCGCCCAAGTTGGAGGAGTTACAGGATTTAGTGGCAATGCAGGCTACAGCGAAAAAGTACGTGGCGTTATTAACCTTTGTGGAGCTATTGCCGACACCGTTTGGCTTATGCCGCAAGATCCAATTTTATGTGGCGTACACGGCACCAACGACCAATTAGTACCATGCTATTTCGATAGTGCCAAAGCTGCCAGCTCCGTTGAAGCACTTATGTTTGGCTCTGGCGATTTAAATACCCGTGCACAACACATCGGGCTTCCACATTCATTTTACTTCTTTGAAGGCGCATCGCATGTACCATTTGTTTTTAACCAAGCATACATGGATACTACCATTTGGACCATCCGCGATTTCTTGGCACAACACATTGTGTGTGGAGGCTTGAGCAGCATTCACGAACAAGCTATAAACAAAGTATCGGTACAGCCCAATCCTTTTAAAAGCAACTTCACCATAAATATACCCGATGGCTTATGGCTTAAAATTACCCTCACCGATATTGCAGGAAACTTACTGAAGCAAGAAAATATTTACTCCTCAACAGTACTAGAATTGAACAATGCAGCCAATGGCATCTATCTTCTACGGTTAGAAGACTTAGATAAGCGCTTGAGCAAAACAATTAAACTTGTGAGAACCGAATAA
- a CDS encoding TIGR00266 family protein: MRTNHDIDYKIFGEEMQCVEIELDSQETVIAEPGSFMYSDYTVQMQTIFGDGSNEQGGIFGKLLGAGKRLITGESLFMTAFTHQGGGKAKVAFASPYPGKIIPIDLLQLGGKFVCQKDAFLCAAKGVSVGVEFQKRLGTGLFGGEGFIMQKLEGDGLAFVHAGGHIIERELLPGETLKIDTGCVVAYTKDVDFDVQFIGGIKNTIFGGEGVFYAVLRGPGKVWLQTLPISRLASRIIQYAPQTGSRKEEGSLLGGLGNLLDGDS, translated from the coding sequence ATGAGGACTAATCACGACATAGATTACAAAATTTTTGGAGAGGAAATGCAGTGTGTAGAAATTGAACTCGATTCGCAAGAAACTGTAATTGCAGAGCCGGGTTCATTTATGTATTCCGATTATACGGTACAAATGCAAACCATTTTTGGCGATGGCAGCAATGAGCAAGGCGGTATATTCGGAAAGCTGCTGGGAGCAGGAAAGCGATTGATTACTGGAGAAAGTTTGTTTATGACAGCCTTTACACACCAAGGCGGTGGCAAAGCAAAAGTGGCTTTTGCATCTCCTTATCCCGGAAAAATTATTCCAATAGATTTATTGCAGTTAGGCGGCAAGTTTGTATGCCAAAAAGATGCGTTTTTATGCGCTGCAAAAGGTGTTTCGGTTGGTGTTGAATTTCAAAAAAGACTGGGCACCGGATTGTTTGGTGGCGAAGGATTTATTATGCAAAAACTGGAGGGCGATGGGTTGGCATTTGTTCATGCAGGCGGGCATATTATTGAAAGAGAGTTGCTGCCGGGCGAAACTTTAAAAATTGATACCGGTTGTGTAGTAGCATACACCAAAGATGTTGATTTTGATGTGCAATTTATTGGTGGAATTAAGAACACGATTTTTGGAGGCGAAGGGGTGTTTTATGCTGTGTTGCGTGGGCCGGGAAAAGTATGGTTGCAAACATTGCCAATTTCTAGATTAGCCTCAAGAATTATACAATATGCTCCACAAACGGGAAGCAGGAAAGAAGAGGGTAGCCTCTTGGGGGGCTTGGGTAATTTGTTGGATGGCGATAGTTAA
- a CDS encoding AMP-binding protein, which produces MQQLQKTISYLSSKSPFYQQWFQTQKVLPLQILEVAHLSQLATVSKKDFAENNFDFLCCERQQIADYCTTSGTTGAPVTIALTPNDLLRLAHNEAHTFQLAQLSNSDICMLMLTLDRQFMAGIAYYEGLRLLGIPAVRSGSISPAAQLKNILQFKPSVLVAVPSFILKVISTAKEEGIDLATLSVKKIICIGEPIRTQNLEPNNLALQIAKQWNVQLFSTYASSEMQTAFSECTHGKGNHVNPQLIIAEVLDEQGNEVPNGSIGELTITTLGVEAMPLLRYRTGDMVFAIRETCACGSNAMRISPVLGRKNELLKYKGTSIFPAAIFNVLQSESAIQDYLIEAKNNEGRTDELLVHIVCAEANEQFKLHLENQCKAALRVTPEFQFSTAEKLAALRPAENRKIIRFIER; this is translated from the coding sequence TTGCAGCAGCTACAAAAAACCATTAGTTATCTTTCCAGCAAATCGCCCTTTTACCAGCAATGGTTTCAAACACAAAAAGTATTACCCCTGCAAATCTTGGAGGTAGCGCATCTATCGCAACTTGCTACTGTTTCTAAGAAAGATTTTGCTGAAAACAATTTCGATTTTTTATGCTGTGAGCGCCAGCAAATTGCAGATTACTGCACCACTTCCGGCACTACCGGAGCTCCTGTAACTATTGCACTCACGCCAAACGATTTATTGCGCCTTGCGCACAACGAAGCACACACATTCCAATTAGCCCAATTAAGCAATAGTGATATTTGCATGCTCATGCTCACTTTAGATCGCCAATTTATGGCAGGCATTGCCTATTACGAAGGGCTGCGGCTATTAGGTATTCCGGCAGTGCGCTCCGGCAGCATTTCGCCAGCAGCACAACTAAAAAATATCTTACAGTTTAAACCATCTGTATTGGTGGCCGTTCCTTCTTTTATTCTAAAAGTAATAAGTACCGCCAAAGAAGAAGGCATTGACCTTGCTACACTTTCGGTAAAAAAAATTATTTGCATTGGCGAACCTATTAGAACCCAAAACTTAGAGCCCAATAATCTTGCTTTGCAAATTGCCAAACAGTGGAATGTACAACTATTTTCCACTTATGCTTCGAGCGAAATGCAAACAGCATTTTCTGAATGTACACACGGCAAAGGCAACCATGTGAACCCACAACTTATTATTGCCGAAGTGCTGGATGAGCAGGGAAATGAAGTACCCAACGGAAGTATCGGAGAACTCACCATTACTACACTAGGCGTAGAAGCAATGCCTTTGCTGCGCTACCGAACTGGCGACATGGTATTTGCCATTCGCGAAACGTGTGCCTGCGGCAGCAATGCAATGCGTATATCGCCCGTATTAGGTAGAAAAAATGAACTATTGAAATATAAAGGAACCAGCATTTTTCCCGCAGCCATTTTTAATGTATTGCAGAGCGAAAGTGCTATTCAAGATTACTTAATTGAAGCTAAAAACAACGAAGGCAGAACCGATGAACTTTTAGTACACATCGTATGTGCCGAAGCCAATGAGCAGTTTAAACTTCATTTAGAAAACCAATGCAAAGCAGCGCTGCGTGTTACACCAGAATTTCAATTTTCTACCGCAGAAAAATTAGCAGCGCTACGCCCGGCAGAAAACAGAAAAATTATCCGTTTTATAGAACGGTAA
- a CDS encoding tail fiber domain-containing protein translates to MKKCNLLPASIMWILLLGSTQFTIAQSGRVGIGESNPGSKGSIKGNLSVGTNYSGVAAPANGAIIEGQVGIGASAPDVSSALEINSNSKGILIPRMTTSERTAISSPATGLMVYDTSLNQFWYFNGSSWVAAIGPQGPKGDTGAAGATGAQGVKGDTGAQGAVGPQGPTGAAGANGAVGPQGITGPVGCTNTNYVLKSNGSSATCGIMYDNGSGIGIGTVSPSARLHVDGGNIRLAQTSLQAPFELLSYNNSNSLWLMSGDPNQSTIVLSPNYALDWDRGLKITYTPGTTGAGTGDLSIGQTDKNAGTFTHGVTRFFTNGLERVRIDKDGNVGIGATPSQRLDVDGNVRIRGGSPAADMVLTAIDANGNATWKNSVRTKPTTESFTVGGDINTFYPVVFTDAAWDDGPMELDISRSNVHTDASWRGSLQAKFRSHGTQWGHGADFINAEIYYGTQQFIARYEYNQYSTEFIVWLRGGSTTYTTRSNNTTRVTNYTAAAKTLANSVVVNPQTTIESYVVAGGTRLSGNLNITGKFKSNGINETSDSTYKKDIATLKSALDKILELRGVTYKWKADKYPAMNFEGDTQIGLIAQEVEKILPEVVATDAAGMKSIEYSHIVPVLIEAIKKQQSIIETQRQQLNILHTSVENKFAALEVSLQQLQNLLGLKSQK, encoded by the coding sequence ATGAAAAAATGCAACCTCCTTCCTGCTTCCATTATGTGGATATTATTGCTCGGAAGCACACAGTTTACTATTGCCCAAAGCGGCAGAGTGGGTATTGGCGAAAGCAACCCCGGCAGTAAAGGATCTATAAAAGGAAATCTTTCGGTAGGTACAAATTATTCCGGTGTGGCAGCTCCAGCCAATGGTGCTATTATAGAAGGACAAGTTGGGATTGGTGCTTCTGCGCCAGATGTAAGTTCCGCTTTAGAAATCAATTCAAACTCGAAAGGTATCTTAATTCCACGGATGACTACATCTGAAAGAACTGCAATCAGCAGTCCTGCTACCGGATTGATGGTGTACGATACAAGCCTTAACCAGTTTTGGTATTTCAATGGCTCATCTTGGGTTGCCGCTATTGGTCCACAAGGACCTAAAGGAGACACCGGAGCAGCTGGTGCTACGGGTGCACAAGGCGTTAAAGGCGATACAGGAGCGCAAGGAGCAGTGGGTCCACAAGGCCCAACGGGAGCTGCTGGAGCCAATGGCGCAGTAGGACCACAAGGAATTACAGGGCCTGTTGGATGTACTAACACCAATTATGTTTTAAAAAGCAACGGAAGTTCGGCAACCTGTGGTATTATGTACGATAATGGCTCAGGTATAGGCATTGGAACAGTTTCACCTTCAGCAAGATTACATGTAGATGGAGGAAATATACGGTTGGCTCAAACCTCGCTTCAAGCGCCTTTTGAATTGTTAAGTTACAACAACTCCAATAGTTTATGGCTTATGTCTGGTGATCCCAATCAGTCCACAATCGTACTTTCTCCAAACTATGCTTTAGATTGGGATAGAGGGTTGAAAATAACATATACACCCGGCACAACGGGAGCAGGAACCGGAGATTTATCAATTGGTCAAACAGATAAAAATGCAGGGACTTTTACACATGGTGTTACCCGATTTTTTACCAATGGGTTGGAGCGTGTACGGATTGATAAAGATGGAAATGTAGGGATTGGAGCTACGCCCAGCCAAAGATTAGATGTAGATGGAAATGTCCGCATCCGTGGTGGCTCTCCCGCAGCAGATATGGTACTTACCGCTATAGATGCTAATGGAAATGCTACATGGAAAAACTCTGTTAGAACTAAGCCTACAACCGAAAGTTTTACAGTTGGTGGCGATATTAATACGTTTTATCCCGTTGTTTTTACCGATGCTGCTTGGGACGATGGCCCTATGGAATTAGATATTTCGCGCTCTAATGTACATACTGATGCAAGTTGGAGAGGCTCTTTGCAAGCAAAGTTTCGGTCGCATGGCACTCAGTGGGGGCATGGTGCCGATTTCATAAATGCTGAAATATATTATGGTACACAACAGTTTATTGCACGGTATGAGTATAACCAGTATTCAACTGAGTTTATAGTATGGTTGCGTGGAGGTAGCACTACTTATACTACCCGAAGCAATAACACCACTCGAGTAACTAACTACACTGCTGCTGCAAAAACACTAGCAAACAGTGTGGTAGTAAATCCACAAACAACTATTGAATCTTATGTTGTAGCAGGTGGCACGCGACTAAGCGGCAATTTGAATATCACAGGAAAGTTTAAATCGAATGGTATCAACGAAACTTCAGATTCAACCTATAAGAAGGATATTGCAACTTTAAAAAGTGCATTAGATAAAATTTTGGAATTGCGTGGTGTTACCTATAAGTGGAAGGCAGATAAATATCCGGCTATGAACTTTGAAGGTGATACACAAATTGGACTAATTGCTCAGGAAGTTGAAAAAATATTGCCCGAAGTGGTAGCTACAGATGCAGCAGGAATGAAATCTATTGAATATAGCCACATTGTGCCTGTATTAATTGAAGCAATTAAGAAACAACAAAGTATTATTGAAACTCAGAGGCAGCAGTTAAATATACTGCATACTTCGGTGGAAAATAAATTTGCAGCATTAGAAGTGAGTTTGCAGCAATTACAAAACCTATTGGGTTTGAAATCTCAAAAATAA
- the mrdA gene encoding penicillin-binding protein 2 yields MKDLFKNRSVVFQIAFALVALAFAARLFYVQVIDTKYVSLARSNAIKALDMYPTRGFVYDRNKELIVYNEAIYDLMVIPRQAKNVDSAKLCELLGIPLERYTERWKEVKDKHKNRGYSEYKAQVFWKQVSQEDYSRLQEFLYRLPGFYGQVRTIRHYPHRVAATILGDVGEVDDRTIEKSDGYYKPGDYVGKSGIEKVYEKELGGRRGKRLVFVDVHNREQGSFGDGEFDTLAISGSNVVTTLDIKLQEYGEALMQNKKGSIVAIEPSTGEILALVSSPGYDPNLLCGAIRGDNFKKLSRDTLLPLYSRPTLATYPPGSTFKTLVALIALQEGVQTENYGVPCSGVYYFAGLALKCSHRHPSAGNIIQALQQSCNPYFWQTFRNTIENKNYSSTQDVYGKWVEYCNSFGLGVKTGIDLPSESKGNIPSVKYFNKIYGERRWHSSTIISLGIGQGEILTTPLQMANLYAAVANQGYWFTPHIVKKITDPTTGKNILKPFEKHITKVSPEKFHFVNEGLFSVVEAGTARSARVEGITMCGKTGTAQNPHGDDHSMFAGFAPKDNPKIAIAVIVENGGFGSTYAAPIASLMVEKYLNDTIQTKRLPMEDRMLKANLLHKYGIDTSRTHSVFMIKD; encoded by the coding sequence GTGAAAGATCTATTTAAAAACAGAAGTGTTGTTTTTCAAATTGCATTTGCCTTAGTGGCACTTGCTTTTGCGGCAAGGCTGTTTTATGTGCAAGTAATAGATACCAAATATGTTTCGCTAGCGCGCAGCAATGCCATTAAAGCGCTGGATATGTATCCCACGCGCGGTTTTGTGTATGATCGCAACAAGGAACTAATTGTGTATAACGAAGCTATTTACGACCTAATGGTAATTCCCCGACAGGCAAAAAATGTAGATAGTGCCAAACTATGCGAACTCTTGGGCATTCCGTTGGAGCGCTATACCGAACGTTGGAAAGAAGTAAAAGACAAACATAAAAACAGAGGATATTCAGAATATAAAGCACAAGTATTTTGGAAGCAGGTATCGCAAGAAGATTATTCACGCCTGCAAGAATTTTTATACCGCCTACCGGGGTTTTACGGACAGGTAAGAACCATCCGCCATTATCCGCACCGTGTGGCTGCCACTATTTTGGGCGATGTGGGAGAGGTAGATGACCGCACTATTGAAAAATCGGATGGATATTACAAACCGGGCGACTATGTTGGTAAGAGCGGCATAGAAAAAGTATATGAAAAAGAACTGGGGGGCAGGCGTGGTAAACGCTTAGTTTTTGTGGATGTACACAACCGCGAGCAAGGAAGTTTTGGAGATGGAGAGTTTGATACTTTGGCAATTTCGGGAAGTAACGTAGTAACCACGTTAGACATTAAACTGCAAGAATATGGCGAAGCACTCATGCAAAACAAAAAAGGAAGCATTGTAGCCATAGAGCCTTCCACCGGAGAAATTTTAGCCTTAGTTAGCAGCCCCGGATACGACCCTAATTTACTTTGCGGAGCTATTAGAGGCGACAACTTTAAAAAACTAAGCAGAGATACATTATTGCCTTTGTATTCGCGCCCAACCTTAGCTACCTACCCACCAGGCTCCACATTTAAAACCCTAGTAGCACTCATTGCCTTGCAAGAAGGCGTGCAAACCGAAAACTACGGAGTACCCTGCAGCGGTGTATATTACTTTGCAGGATTGGCACTTAAATGTTCGCACCGCCACCCTTCTGCCGGCAATATTATTCAGGCATTACAGCAATCTTGCAATCCATACTTTTGGCAAACATTCCGCAATACCATAGAAAATAAAAACTATAGCAGCACTCAAGATGTTTACGGCAAATGGGTAGAGTATTGCAATAGTTTTGGACTAGGAGTAAAAACAGGAATAGACCTTCCAAGCGAGAGTAAAGGCAATATTCCATCCGTAAAATATTTCAATAAAATTTATGGCGAAAGAAGATGGCACTCTTCTACCATTATTTCACTCGGTATAGGGCAGGGCGAAATACTAACCACTCCGCTGCAAATGGCAAACCTATATGCAGCAGTTGCCAATCAAGGATATTGGTTTACACCGCACATAGTGAAGAAAATTACCGACCCCACTACAGGAAAAAATATACTAAAACCTTTCGAAAAACACATCACCAAAGTAAGCCCCGAAAAATTTCACTTTGTGAACGAAGGATTATTTTCTGTGGTAGAAGCCGGAACCGCACGCAGTGCCCGCGTAGAAGGCATTACCATGTGTGGTAAAACAGGAACAGCCCAAAACCCACATGGAGACGACCACAGTATGTTTGCAGGTTTTGCACCTAAAGACAATCCTAAAATTGCCATTGCCGTAATTGTAGAAAATGGTGGATTTGGCTCTACTTATGCAGCTCCCATTGCCAGTTTAATGGTTGAAAAATATTTGAACGACACTATACAAACCAAGCGCTTACCAATGGAAGATCGCATGCTCAAAGCCAACCTGCTTCATAAATACGGTATTGACACATCCCGCACTCATTCTGTTTTTATGATAAAAGACTAA